CACCTTAAAATAGTACTGTAAAATATAACTTAAAAAAGAAAACACCTTGAATTGCTGGCCAGACCATTTCTATTGATTCGTTTTACATATCATATAAAGTCGCTCTCCTGTCTACTGTTCCAGCAGGCATGGGCCCAAATTGTAGCTTATTGGGAGAGTGTGAAATCGGTCCAAGAACAACCGAAAAAATATACTTGTCTTTTATAGACCGAAACCAAACCGAATTAATAAGCAAACTGAATCAGTTTGCATAGTTCTATTCTCAATCTCAAAACAAATGCATAATCAGTCGCAATTCAACAAATTCTCTGAGACTCAACaaatttcttatttataaaCAAGAAACAGGCAGACGAGGAAAGCAACCAGAAAAGAAAAGTATATTCAAAACAACACAACCCAGCATCAACAATAAAGCCAGAgcaacaataaataaataaataaaatcaatccCGTTCCAGGTTATCCAGAAGaacaaaatcaatttaattgccAAGGTCAAAATCAACAGCCAAGAACTCACAAAATACATGCCACAGCAGAACTAAGAACAAATCAATCCCATTCCAGGTTATCCTAGAGCAAAATCGATAGCCAAAAACACAAAATTCATGCAACAATCTAACAGATACCCATTCATTGCAAACTTAAGAGGGAAGCAGACTTGGAGACCCACAGTATTGAATCCATCAAACACTCGACTGGCTGAAGCCGTCGAGAAAGAGGACAAGCCAATGGTTAGAAGATACGATATTGTGATCTGCCAATCTGTCGCAAATGAGAAAAACCGATGTTGCAATCAGATGATATGAGGTAGGAGTCAACATGAGCGAGAAGCTTAGAGAAAGGAACTTGGGGATGAACTGAAAACGAGAAGGCCAAATTGGAAATGGTGACCAGGCAACACCAAGCTGAGAGGATCCAGAGAAAGGGAAGCAGAGGcgtgtaggggtgagcagtgaGATGAGAGAAAGGGAGTTGGGTCGTTTGGTTAGGGACTTCGGTTCCTTccataaatacatatatatattcatgGCTAAAAAATGACAAACTTCATAAACATCTATAAAACTCGGTTTGGAACAGAGAAGAACTggaaaacaaaaatatttttacattaacAACTGAATCAAACCACCGACGAACTGAATTTGTTctgttcggtttggtttttcaGTTTAAATTGATTAATGCTAAGCCTAATTAACCAACATGGCAAAACTTTTGAAGATCGTATGTACAATCACTGCTTAAAAAAACGTAAAACCAAAATTCCAATATATAACTGAAAGTATTACTTAAAATTTAGAAGATTCAAcatattaaaacttttctttggtTCCAATTTATTCACCGACCACGATGTGTAATCTCACAAGATGTGAGACTCATACCAATATTATATCCACGTTTTGCCAGTATATATATTCCAAAAATTACTTCAATAAATGAGTACCACCAAGAATTCTTGGTTACCAGATGCAAAGTGTATCAAATAGAAGAGATTTGTACACAAATATTTAAGTTACCAGGAAATGTTTATAATACAAAAGCacaaaatagaagaaaaacAACTAGCGCCATGAGTAACAAGCAGTCACCAAAATAAATGCATATAATATTAGCATAACATTAGGCCTTTCATTtatatactattacatatagACTTCCATAGCAACGAACTTAGACTGACACACAGGACAAAAACTAAGCTTACTTTCACAATCTTTACAGAGGCAGAGATGCTTACAAGGTATCAGAAGCATGCAGACCTcgttgaccctgcaaaccttacaagtcatcaaatctttcatgtCATTGTTCTCCTTGGAAAGCAGGTGAAAATCAATGACACGACCATTACAGCATGAAGCAGTATCATCCACCTCACTGTCACCACATCCTTCTTTACTATCTCTACTTTGGGCATATACTTGCTGAAGATTAAACTTAAGAGCATTTATCACGTTTTCATTGTATCTAGCACGTTGCTGCCAAGCAACTGCTTCCACAGATAATTGTTCCATCCGTTCCTCAAGTTCCATGTTTCTCTTGTTAATGCTCTCTACCTCCGCTTCTTTTTCACGAAGCTTTTGAAGAACTTTTTCTTCCACAAGTGAGATAGTTTGAAGTTGGTTAGCCTGCACTTTCTCTAGTATAGTTTGCCGCAGTCGATCACCCTACCATAAAGGCAAGGAAATGAACAATACTCAAACAATGTCTAAATAACCAAATTATTGAAAAAGAACCACCTTATCTAAGTGTTCTACAGTAGTAATAGGAATGGAGGAGAAAAAAGGAGAAACATACACgagataatattaaaaaagaaaaaaagattaaaaaaatgcCTAAAATAGGTTCATgtactaattaaaaataaaggagaAGAAGATGAAATACAAAAGAGTTGCCAACAACACCAAACCAGGAGGTGCAGGTGTGCATAACTCATGTTTCAAGGAAATGTTACTTTACAGTGAATTGGCTTGCCAATATGCAGACCAGCCTGACATTACAGTACCATGCTTAGGCTAATccaaaagaatttatttttgtttccttAATGATGCCCCTAGTATAATGTTTATACCTGTTTTAAGTAGTTCATGGTTGTATGAAACACTGTTTCTTTAAGGGGAGAAAAAAGGTTACACGCGTCTAATAGGAGAATAATCTCACAGACCAATGTTTACTTTTCTCCGACagcaattttctttcattaataTCACACAAATTGATATAGAAAACAGACAAGTGTACCAGGTCAAGGGAAGCTAAAAAGCTGGAAGGCAAAAGGATGTTGAAAAAACGAGGAAAAAACATGACAGGTAAGTAGAAGCCAGAGAAGATTCTTGAGTGAAGCAACACATTCAGTATTTCTATTCACTCGAAAGAGATTCTCTTTCCAAAAATCCATTTTCATAACTAATCCTATCAAAACCATATCCTGTGGGCCCCTTAAAGGTTCACACAAAGGTACAACCATCAGCATATCTCATGCGATATAACATTCAACCGAGACAAGGATCAATCAACTGCCATACAGTCATAATCTAAGGCAAATTCAGTTTGCCCATTTCCTACTGTCCCGGCCTTCTTGCCACCATCAAACAAGAAAAACTAGAAATAGGCAGCGGTCCATCATATAGCCGCAAATACATGAACTCCCAAAGGAACCAAAGAAGAACGTATTCCAAATAAATTGCCATAACCCATCACATTAAACTTTGCAAACTCTATATAGAAAGTTGTATGCAATCACCacactaaatatttttaatagaacAACCAAAAAATGACAAGCTTCCAAAATTAGCTATTTACATTCTGGCAGAGAACCTAGTTAAATTTAATGATAGTTGGTTCTTTAAACTACTAAGCTAGTTCACCATGTGCATGCTTctttaaagagaaataaattcatAGATTTGTTTGCAGTTAATACAAAATTAAGGAACATCGTACAAATATGTAAGTCTAATCATGAAAGGAACTCCAAAAAAGAAATATAGCTGCTTTGTCTAACATGTCATGCACATAAGCAAAACAACATAGGACATAGAACAACTTGTGGAAACCATTTGACCCAGAACCAAGATTGAGACATCGAGTACTCACATGATGTAATGTTCATACTAATAGCGTGGCAAATCCAATGCAGATATTCAAATACAAATAGCAACCAATTTGCAGAACATGGGAACAACATTAAAATAGCAAATCCTTCTATAAAAGGAAAATAGACAAAATATTTACCCAGACAGGGTCCATGTGGACCCATAGTGTAAATGCAAAGTGGGATCCATAAAACCcgatgtatttatattttattctacGGGTCTATGTGGATCTGATCTAGATAAGAATTGTCTCTTCTAAAAGGACGGAAAATGAAAGGAGATAATAAATCATCCCACAAACATGGGAACTAAGAACATGGAAGACAAATATACAAATCACATAAATACCAACTAGGTTGCACATAAAGATAGTAAAGAATTCTATGACTTCCAATTAGAATTAAAGGGATAAATCatcatcgaaacatggaaacaAATAACAAATGTCCTATTATATTAACAAGCAGTTAAATTCTATAAACACGCACCTGAACTTTGAGGAATCTATCAATCTCTGCATCCTGTCGCTGAAATTCTCGATCAATATCATCACCAATGAGTGAAATTAAAGTGGAGTCACCAGAAGATGCAACACGGGTATTGTCAAGGGACAAGCCTAACCCAGTTGAAACTGATCGTGCTTGCAAGAAATCAACCGATGAAATTTGTGAATTATTCTCCAAAAAATCTTGCTCCTTCAACTTCTTTCTGCTGGGTTCCACCCCATAATTCCATTGCAAATCAACTCCCACTCCCCCGTCAGTCCCATCAGCCGCAGGAGCCGGACCCGGAGCAAACCCCACCACATGAACTAGATGAAAGAGTTCAAAGAAACTTAAATAAATAaccaaataaataaagataattCCAGAGCCAGCTAACAATTAGGGTTAATTGAAGTTCTTTAGCTAAACAGTGGAAGATTGGCTTGATTTAGCCTATAATTGAGCTATAAGCAGCTTAAATGAGTTAACTACGTACCAAACAATCCTCTATTAAAGGGCCTAAAGGT
The sequence above is a segment of the Manihot esculenta cultivar AM560-2 chromosome 5, M.esculenta_v8, whole genome shotgun sequence genome. Coding sequences within it:
- the LOC110616217 gene encoding probable BOI-related E3 ubiquitin-protein ligase 2, which encodes MAFPQNQFQQHYQTQHQQQQSKNWRNLYSIDGQISPPVAYYSPANLQDQSQHPPYIPSPFHVVGFAPGPAPAADGTDGGVGVDLQWNYGVEPSRKKLKEQDFLENNSQISSVDFLQARSVSTGLGLSLDNTRVASSGDSTLISLIGDDIDREFQRQDAEIDRFLKVQGDRLRQTILEKVQANQLQTISLVEEKVLQKLREKEAEVESINKRNMELEERMEQLSVEAVAWQQRARYNENVINALKFNLQQVYAQSRDSKEGCGDSEVDDTASCCNGRVIDFHLLSKENNDMKDLMTCKVCRVNEVCMLLIPCKHLCLCKDCESKLSFCPVCQSKFVAMEVYM